In Propionicimonas paludicola, a single window of DNA contains:
- a CDS encoding peptidoglycan D,D-transpeptidase FtsI family protein: MSRPLDRFFLAREARPAKQAKPAKRPTTRKRPVVSSVTRLRALLIGIAVIFSMAAGRAVQVQAIDADTVAAEAASQITVTRDLPAFRGELTDRNGEVLAFTEDTVWVIADPLAIMTNGKLSPDQMTDKDRQVAAAAPQQLAQLLATRLGGSVDGYLPKLTKAGSRYQILVKQVPAAVFRELNQAVSDAGLLGLFKESHPTRRYPNKTLAANVLGFVNEAGDGGGGLELVLNSQLAGKDGKEIYENSPNGKIPLGTNVLQPAVNGLDYQLTIDAGLQWEVQQILGDRVRKTDANSGMAIVMNVKTGEVLALANYPTFDANTPGDADAKDLQNRAVTTPYTPGSVQKALTFAALLDQGLVRADDVVKVPGKIKSGDKYVSDAWDHGTLTLLARGVLAKSSNVGTIELARKSTKQALHDYYVSFGLGQKTGIGLPGESKGVLPPADMPDYSRDGLAFGGSAVSVTLIQQAAAVAGIANGGVYNPPRLLKSRALADGTSENLLTGEPRRVVSEQTSAEVVSMMEAMVQHTRAHTFDIPGYRTGAKTGTSQKLDPKTGKSTGLVTSTIGVGPVEDPQIVAYVVIDHPRRGSSGQSVAGPAYRDIMALALARYGVPQSTGKVPKLPIEP, from the coding sequence ATGTCGCGGCCTCTTGATCGGTTCTTCCTGGCTCGGGAGGCTCGGCCCGCCAAGCAGGCCAAGCCGGCCAAGCGTCCGACCACCCGCAAGCGGCCTGTGGTCAGCTCGGTGACCCGGCTGCGGGCGCTGTTGATCGGGATCGCTGTGATCTTCTCGATGGCGGCCGGCCGCGCCGTCCAGGTGCAGGCCATCGATGCCGACACCGTCGCGGCCGAGGCGGCCAGCCAGATCACGGTGACCCGCGACCTTCCGGCGTTCCGTGGCGAACTGACCGACCGCAATGGCGAGGTGCTGGCCTTCACCGAGGACACGGTGTGGGTGATCGCCGATCCGTTGGCGATCATGACCAACGGCAAGCTCAGCCCCGATCAGATGACCGACAAGGACCGTCAGGTCGCCGCGGCGGCGCCGCAACAGCTCGCCCAGTTGCTGGCTACCCGGCTGGGCGGCTCGGTGGACGGCTATCTGCCGAAGCTCACCAAGGCTGGGAGCCGCTACCAGATCCTGGTCAAGCAGGTGCCGGCTGCGGTTTTCCGCGAACTCAATCAGGCGGTATCGGACGCCGGGCTGCTGGGACTGTTCAAGGAGAGCCACCCGACCCGGCGCTACCCGAACAAGACTCTGGCCGCGAACGTCCTGGGCTTCGTCAATGAAGCCGGCGACGGTGGTGGCGGCCTGGAACTGGTGCTGAACTCCCAACTGGCCGGCAAGGACGGCAAGGAGATCTACGAGAACTCGCCGAACGGGAAGATCCCGCTGGGCACCAACGTGCTGCAGCCTGCCGTGAACGGGCTGGACTACCAGCTGACCATCGACGCCGGGCTGCAGTGGGAAGTCCAGCAGATCCTCGGCGACCGGGTCCGCAAGACCGATGCCAACTCCGGGATGGCGATCGTGATGAACGTCAAGACCGGCGAAGTGCTGGCCCTGGCCAACTACCCGACTTTCGATGCGAACACCCCCGGTGACGCCGATGCCAAGGACTTGCAGAACCGGGCCGTGACCACGCCGTACACCCCGGGATCGGTGCAGAAGGCGCTCACCTTCGCCGCGCTGCTGGATCAGGGTTTGGTCCGTGCGGACGATGTCGTGAAGGTCCCCGGGAAGATCAAGTCCGGCGACAAGTACGTCAGTGACGCCTGGGATCACGGCACGTTGACCCTGCTGGCGCGTGGCGTGCTGGCCAAGTCGTCCAATGTGGGGACCATCGAGCTGGCTCGCAAGTCCACCAAGCAGGCGTTGCACGACTACTACGTGAGCTTCGGCCTCGGCCAGAAGACCGGGATCGGCCTGCCCGGTGAGTCGAAGGGCGTCCTGCCGCCGGCCGACATGCCTGACTACAGCCGTGACGGTCTGGCCTTCGGTGGTAGCGCGGTCTCGGTGACGCTGATCCAGCAGGCAGCTGCCGTGGCCGGCATCGCCAACGGTGGGGTCTACAACCCGCCGCGCCTGCTCAAGTCCCGCGCTCTGGCCGACGGCACCTCGGAGAACCTGCTGACCGGAGAGCCGCGCCGCGTCGTCTCGGAGCAGACTTCGGCCGAGGTGGTGTCGATGATGGAGGCCATGGTGCAGCACACCAGGGCGCACACCTTCGACATCCCCGGCTACCGGACCGGCGCCAAGACCGGAACCTCGCAGAAGCTCGACCCGAAGACCGGGAAGTCCACCGGCCTGGTCACCTCGACCATCGGGGTCGGGCCGGTCGAGGATCCGCAGATCGTGGCGTACGTCGTGATCGATCATCCGCGCCGTGGTTCCTCGGGCCAGTCGGTGGCCGGACCTGCCTACCGCGACATCATGGCGCTCGCCCTGGCTCGCTATGGAGTCCCGCAATCGACCGGCAAGGTTCCGAAGCTGCCGATCGAGCCCTGA
- the rsmH gene encoding 16S rRNA (cytosine(1402)-N(4))-methyltransferase RsmH → MSEAGGSVAPQHHPVLLERVVELLVPALAEPGSVYVDGTLGLGGHAAAMLEAAPQASCIGIDRDRHALALAGARLAGFGSRVELHQAIYHELPDVLAAAGRPKVQAILLDLGLSSLQIDDTSRGFAYATDAPLDMRMNQEQELTAEVIVNTWSADQIARILRDYADERFARRIADRIVAARPLHSSADLVRVVTDAIPMAARQTGGHPAKRTFQALRIAVNAELDSLAKVLPAALDALAPGGRLVVLAYHSGEDRLVKRVFAQASSDRVPVGVPSVPVGYAANFTLLTRGAEQASDAEIALNSRAKPVRLRALARKQEEAR, encoded by the coding sequence ATGAGCGAAGCCGGCGGCAGCGTCGCCCCTCAGCACCATCCGGTGCTGTTGGAGCGTGTCGTCGAGTTGTTGGTCCCGGCCCTGGCCGAGCCCGGCTCGGTGTACGTGGACGGCACCCTGGGCTTGGGCGGCCATGCGGCCGCCATGCTGGAGGCGGCGCCCCAGGCGAGCTGCATCGGGATCGACCGGGATCGGCATGCGCTGGCCCTGGCCGGCGCCCGGCTGGCCGGTTTCGGCTCGCGGGTCGAGCTTCACCAGGCGATCTACCACGAACTGCCGGACGTCCTGGCTGCGGCCGGACGTCCGAAAGTCCAGGCGATCCTGCTGGATCTAGGTCTGTCATCGCTGCAGATCGACGACACCAGCCGCGGCTTCGCCTATGCGACCGACGCGCCACTGGACATGCGGATGAACCAGGAGCAAGAGCTCACCGCCGAGGTCATCGTCAACACCTGGTCGGCCGACCAGATCGCCCGCATCCTGCGTGACTACGCCGATGAGCGGTTCGCCCGGCGGATCGCCGACCGGATCGTCGCGGCCCGTCCACTGCACAGCTCGGCGGACCTGGTGCGGGTGGTCACCGATGCCATCCCAATGGCGGCCCGACAGACCGGGGGACACCCGGCCAAGCGGACCTTCCAGGCACTGCGGATCGCGGTCAATGCCGAGCTCGACTCGTTGGCCAAGGTGCTCCCGGCCGCCCTGGACGCCCTTGCCCCCGGTGGCCGCCTGGTCGTGCTGGCCTATCACTCCGGCGAGGACCGACTGGTCAAGCGGGTCTTCGCCCAAGCGAGCTCGGATCGGGTGCCGGTCGGCGTCCCGTCCGTCCCGGTCGGCTATGCCGCGAACTTCACTCTGCTCACTCGCGGCGCCGAACAAGCCTCGGACGCCGAGATCGCACTCAACTCGCGTGCCAAGCCGGTCCGGCTGCGCGCCCTAGCCAGAAAGCAGGAGGAGGCCCGATGA
- the mraZ gene encoding division/cell wall cluster transcriptional repressor MraZ gives MFLGTYTPKLDDKGRFFLPAKFREQLASGLVITRAQDRCLAVWPTEAFLAEVANAATGPSTVRGVRDYQRMVASGASDELPDSQGRVTVPLPLRAYAGLTKEIVVIGAFNRLEVWDAATWAEYSATQEEAFAALDEGTPSVG, from the coding sequence ATGTTTCTGGGCACCTACACCCCCAAACTCGACGACAAGGGACGGTTCTTTCTGCCTGCGAAGTTCCGCGAGCAGCTGGCATCCGGCCTGGTCATCACCCGTGCGCAGGATCGCTGTCTGGCCGTATGGCCGACCGAGGCGTTCCTGGCCGAGGTGGCGAATGCGGCGACCGGACCTTCCACTGTTCGAGGAGTGCGCGACTACCAGCGGATGGTGGCCTCGGGTGCCTCGGACGAGTTGCCGGACAGCCAGGGCCGGGTGACCGTCCCGCTGCCGCTCCGGGCCTACGCGGGCCTGACCAAGGAGATCGTCGTGATCGGGGCCTTCAACCGCCTCGAAGTGTGGGATGCGGCGACCTGGGCGGAGTACTCGGCGACTCAGGAGGAGGCCTTCGCGGCCTTGGATGAGGGAACCCCCTCGGTGGGCTGA
- a CDS encoding AAA family ATPase: MEGIGEDDIARVTALARSIREAVSTVIEGKPEAIELATAALLAEAHLLIEDVPGVGKTMLAKSLAKTIDATVRRIQFTPDLLPSDITGVSVYNQSSGNFEFKPGSVFANLVIGDEINRASPKTQSALLEAMEERRVTVDGVSHELPRPFLVIATQNPIEMEGTYPLPEAQRDRFGLRIDIGYPSPAAEVAMLEHHGDTDPLGPLAPVARAATVMEAIGIVRRVYVHPQVKQYLVNVVSATRAAPELRLGASPRASLQLMRAAKAWAAMDGRGYVIPEDIADLAIPTLAHRVLLSPAAQLAGRNPADAVAAAIATVAVPAKR, from the coding sequence GTGGAAGGCATCGGCGAGGACGACATCGCAAGGGTCACCGCATTGGCGCGGTCGATCCGAGAAGCGGTGAGCACGGTGATCGAGGGGAAGCCGGAAGCGATCGAGCTCGCGACCGCGGCTCTCCTCGCCGAGGCACATCTCCTGATCGAGGACGTGCCAGGAGTGGGCAAGACCATGCTCGCCAAGTCGCTGGCCAAGACCATCGACGCCACGGTCCGGCGGATCCAGTTCACTCCGGATCTGCTGCCGTCCGACATCACCGGGGTCTCGGTCTACAACCAGTCCAGCGGCAACTTCGAGTTCAAGCCGGGCAGCGTGTTCGCCAACCTGGTGATCGGCGACGAGATCAACCGCGCCTCCCCGAAGACCCAGTCGGCCCTGCTCGAGGCGATGGAAGAGCGCCGGGTGACCGTGGACGGGGTCAGCCACGAACTGCCCCGCCCGTTCCTGGTGATCGCCACCCAGAACCCGATCGAGATGGAGGGCACCTACCCACTGCCCGAGGCCCAGCGCGATCGCTTCGGGCTGCGGATCGACATCGGCTACCCGAGCCCGGCCGCGGAAGTGGCCATGCTGGAGCATCACGGTGACACCGATCCGTTGGGGCCACTGGCTCCGGTAGCGAGGGCGGCCACCGTGATGGAGGCCATCGGGATCGTCCGGCGGGTGTACGTCCATCCGCAGGTGAAGCAGTACCTGGTGAACGTGGTCTCGGCCACACGGGCCGCCCCGGAACTCCGACTGGGCGCATCTCCTCGAGCCAGCCTTCAACTGATGCGCGCAGCCAAAGCCTGGGCCGCCATGGACGGGCGTGGCTATGTGATCCCCGAAGACATCGCCGACCTGGCGATCCCCACCCTCGCCCACCGGGTCCTGCTCAGTCCCGCCGCTCAGCTGGCCGGCCGCAATCCGGCCGATGCGGTGGCTGCGGCGATCGCCACGGTTGCGGTGCCGGCCAAGCGGTGA
- a CDS encoding DUF58 domain-containing protein, with translation MKVGNPLTVRGWGLLIGGIAWTVVALSLGQRPLAWPGVFLATAPLLSWLLLLPASISCRVSRQVSSLRVSVGETAQVELLPAPRALSFGGVFRLRDRLAPALGEARWYIIPAGVGRWRRRLTYRVTPAWRGRHQIGPTEQSLGDGLGLARALRSADNSVELVARPRVEVLPSLRPATGQGSLSDPLIRQSGLSGADDVLIREYETGDDVRRIHWRSTAHFGELMVRREERSWDPRASVLVDNRSHGYARRNPDLRLEWAISSAASITLQLARDGFAASLIDVDGLSLSGGEPELILEHLTDLEASSTRSLSTALSAAGAEGASQLLVAILGRVDGSDEAELAAALGHGRVGWAILVGGTGSDQATVDRLSQAGWHAVIADPSTSVAPAWQAFGGWSR, from the coding sequence ATGAAGGTCGGCAACCCGCTCACCGTGCGTGGCTGGGGCTTGCTCATCGGCGGCATCGCTTGGACGGTGGTGGCACTCAGCCTGGGACAACGACCGCTGGCCTGGCCGGGAGTCTTCCTGGCCACCGCTCCCCTGCTCAGCTGGCTGCTCCTGCTGCCGGCCTCGATCAGCTGCCGGGTGAGTCGTCAGGTCAGCTCGCTACGGGTCAGCGTCGGCGAGACCGCGCAGGTCGAGCTGCTCCCGGCTCCCCGCGCGCTGAGCTTCGGCGGGGTGTTCCGACTCCGGGACCGGTTGGCGCCGGCCCTGGGCGAAGCCCGGTGGTACATCATCCCGGCCGGGGTCGGCCGCTGGCGTCGCCGGCTGACCTATCGGGTCACCCCGGCCTGGCGGGGTCGGCATCAGATCGGTCCGACCGAGCAGAGCCTGGGCGACGGTCTAGGTCTGGCCCGTGCGCTGCGCAGCGCCGACAACTCGGTCGAGTTGGTCGCCCGGCCTCGAGTAGAGGTACTGCCGAGCCTGCGTCCGGCCACCGGCCAGGGCTCGCTCAGCGACCCGCTGATCCGGCAGAGCGGGCTCAGCGGCGCCGACGACGTGCTGATCCGCGAGTATGAGACCGGCGACGACGTCCGCCGGATCCACTGGCGCTCGACTGCGCACTTCGGCGAGCTGATGGTGCGTCGTGAGGAACGGTCCTGGGATCCGCGGGCCAGCGTGCTGGTGGACAACCGCAGCCACGGCTACGCACGGCGCAACCCCGACCTTCGGCTGGAATGGGCGATCTCGTCCGCGGCATCGATCACCTTGCAGCTGGCCAGGGACGGCTTCGCGGCCAGCCTGATCGACGTGGACGGACTGAGCCTGTCCGGCGGTGAGCCCGAACTGATCCTCGAACACCTCACCGATCTTGAAGCCAGCAGCACGCGCAGCCTGTCCACCGCCCTGTCTGCCGCGGGTGCGGAGGGGGCCAGCCAGCTGCTGGTGGCCATCCTCGGCCGGGTGGACGGCAGCGACGAAGCCGAGCTCGCCGCCGCTCTGGGCCACGGCCGGGTCGGCTGGGCGATCCTGGTCGGTGGAACCGGATCCGACCAGGCCACCGTCGACCGGCTCTCCCAGGCCGGCTGGCATGCCGTGATCGCCGACCCGTCCACTTCGGTAGCGCCGGCGTGGCAGGCATTCGGAGGGTGGAGCCGATGA